In Macrobrachium rosenbergii isolate ZJJX-2024 chromosome 6, ASM4041242v1, whole genome shotgun sequence, a genomic segment contains:
- the LOC136839839 gene encoding uncharacterized protein: protein MSRSSPPPLSFTILLPPSLPLSSTSYSCSYSPPLPAPLFLPLSSPPPPPILVLIPLSSPPIPPLPCSSTSYSCSYSPPLSSTLLLLLPSPAPPPPTHVLIPLHPPPTSPLPYSSTYYSCSYFPHLFFILLPLLPSPPPPLPTLVLTLFLRF, encoded by the coding sequence ATGAGCAggtcttctccccctcccctttccttcacCATCCTActtccaccctccctccccctctcctccacctcctactCTTGTTCTTACTCCCCTCCACTCCCCGCTCctctcttcctacctctctcctcccctcctccacctcctattcttgttcttattcccctctcctctcctcctattcctcccctcccctgctcCTCTACCTCCTACTCTTGTTCttattcccctcccctctcctccaccctcctcctactccttccctCCCCTGCTCCTCCACCTCCTACTCATGTTCTTATTcccctccaccctcctcctacttctccccTTCCCTATTCCTCCACCTACTACTCTTGTTCTTATTTCCCTcacctcttcttcatcctcctcccactcctcccctcccctcctcctccacttcctacTCTTGTTCTTACTCTTTTCTTGCGGTTCTGA